The following proteins come from a genomic window of Trifolium pratense cultivar HEN17-A07 linkage group LG4, ARS_RC_1.1, whole genome shotgun sequence:
- the LOC123920620 gene encoding SRSF protein kinase 2-like, giving the protein MERKGINNNDYSSEDEGTQHYRRGGYHAVKIGDTFNNARYVVQSKLGWGHFSTVWLAWDTLKSHYVALKIQKSAQHYTEAAMDEIKILKQIEEGDPDGKKCVVKLLDHFKHSGPNGMHVCMVFEFLGDNLLTLIKYSDYRGVPLSMVKEICFHILVGLDYLHRELSVIHTDLKPENVLLLSLIDPCKDPRKSGAPLILPNTKDKALANNGTIQNSKIGNGDPTKNQKKKMQVNTKRVAQGCIEKESPEEAREDFKEPEQETCKNHVKSRVESSENKPNSSFSEGESTQTFEKDAAQGNHGNRKGSRSMRKKLLAAVDLKCKLVDFGNACWTYKQFTSDIQTRQYRCPEVLLGSKYSTPADMWSFACICFELATGDVLFDPHSGDNYDRDEDHLALMMELLGKMPSKIALGGRYSREFFNRHGELRHIRDLRFWPHHKILTEKYNFSEQDANDMADFLRPILDFDPEKRPTAAQCLSHPWFSAGPRTLEPSRTNMQPDGINMDSFEKRKKEQEKAEHELVEVGVRNIAIDGSPVSLKDSQPVKSST; this is encoded by the exons ATGGAGAGAAAAGGGATCAACAATAATGATTACAGTTCAGAAGACGAAGGAACTCAACACTATAGACGTGGTGGTTACCATGCGGTTAAAATTGGCGATACTTTCAACAATGCTCGCTATGTTGTTCAATCTAAGCTTGGTTGGGGTCATTTTTCCACTGTTTGGCTTGCTTGGGATACTCTCAAATCG CATTATGTGGCCCTTAAAATTCAAAAGAGCGCGCAGCATTACACTGAAGCTGCAATGGATGAAATAAAGATTCTCAAACAAATTGAAGAGGGAGACCCTGATGGCAAGAAATGTGTTGTGAAGCTTTTGGACCACTTTAAGCATTCAGGGCCTAATGGCATGCATGTGTGTATGGTTTTTGAATTCCTTGGGGATAATCTTCTCACCCTTATCAAATATAGTGACTATCGTGGAGTTCCTCTTTCCATGGTTAAAGAAATATGTTTTCATATTTTAGTGGGCTTGGATTATTTGCACCGCGAGCTTTCTGTCATACACACTGATTTGAAGCCAGAGAATGTGTTGCTTCTTTCACTGATAGATCCGTGTAAGGATCCAAGGAAATCAGGTGCTCCACTTATCCTTCCAAACACCAAGGATAAGGCTTTGGCTAATAATGGTACTATCCAAAACAGTAAAATTGGGAATGGAGATCCGACAAAGAACCAGAAGAAGAAAATGCAGGTAAACACTAAGAGGGTGGCTCAAGGCTGTATTGAGAAGGAAAGTCCAGAGGAAGCTAGGGAGGACTTTAAAGAACCCGAGCAGGAAACTTGTAAAAATCATGTGAAATCAAGAGTAGAATCTTCTGAAAACAAACCCAATAGTTCTTTCAGTGAGGGTGAATCAACACAAACTTTTGAAAAGGATGCTGCACAAGGAAATCATGGAAATAGGAAAGGTAGCCGTTCCATGAGAAAGAAACTGCTGGCAGCTGTTGATCTTAAGTGCAAGCTGGTTGATTTTGGTAATGCTTGTTGGACTTATAAACAGTTCACAAGTGATATTCAGACAAGGCAATATAGGTGTCCTGAGGTTCTTCTTGGATCTAAATACTCTACTCCAGCAGATATGTGGTCCTTTGCTTGCATTTGCTTTGAGCTTGCCACAGGAGATGTTCTTTTTGATCCTCACAGCGGTGACAACTATGATAGGGATGAG GATCATCTGGCATTGATGATGGAACTTCTTGGAAAGATGCCTAGCAAG ATTGCACTTGGTGGCCGCTATTCCCGAGAATTTTTTAATCGACACGGTGAATTGAGGCACATCCGCGACTTGCGGTTCTGGCCACATCATAAGATTCTGACGGAAAAGTATAATTTCAGTGAACAAGATGCAAATGACATGGCTGACTTCCTTCGTCCAATACTTGATTTTGACCCTGAAAAGAGACCAACAGCTGCTCAGTGTCTTAGCCATCCATGGTTCAGCGCAGGACCCAGAACTCTTGAGCCCTCACGGACTAATATGCAACCTGATGGAATCAACATGGATTCATTtgaaaagagaaagaaggaaCAAGAAAAGGCTGAGCATGAGTTGGTGGAAGTTGGTGTGAGGAATATAGCCATTGATGGATCTCCTGTGTCACTCAAAGACTCCCAACCTGTaaagtcatcaacatag
- the LOC123881571 gene encoding putative bark agglutinin LECRPA3, giving the protein MAFSPSYLPTQTLFSVVFVIFTTFILLLAREGKAQHTDYLFDINNFTKLDPTKFTLQGSARIFRDGVLSLTDEPKKVGRILYSDPIQIWNKYTGAVANFETTISFVIKNDTGADFPADGLIFFLAPKKQVENIVNKTLIGGLLGIVDLDTALNQFVGVEFDNFVNGWDPNYSHVGIDVNSLTSLATKPWTTNNGSLHEVRIVYDIATRTLSATSIDDRNEFFFVDQVINLKDVLPDTITIGISAAIDEGRQLHHIHSWRFHSRFESTPNINNNNHLVSYA; this is encoded by the coding sequence ATGGCTTTCTCTCCCTCATACCTTCCAACTCAAACTCTATTTTCTGTTGTTTTTGTCATTTTCACAACTTTCATTCTCTTGCTTGCAAGAGAAGGAAAAGCTCAGCATACAGATTATCTCTTTGACATCAACAATTTCACCAAACTTGATCCGACCAAGTTTACCCTCCAAGGCAGTGCCCGCATTTTCCGCGATGGGGTATTGTCACTGACTGATGAGCCTAAAAAAGTAGGCCGGATATTGTATTCAGATCCAATTCAAATTTGGAATAAATACACCGGCGCCGTTGCCAACTTTGAGACCACCATCTCGTTCGTCATAAAGAACGATACAGGTGCAGATTTCCCCGCTGATGGACTCATCTTCTTTCTTGCACCAAAAAAACAAGTTGAAAACATTGTCAACAAAACATTAATCGGTGGATTACTCGGAATAGTTGATTTAGACACTGCTTTAAATCAATTTGTTGGTGTAGAGTTTGACAATTTTGTCAATGGTTGGGATCCTAATTATTCGCATGTTGGAATCGATGTAAACTCTTTAACTTCATTGGCAACTAAGCCATGGACGACCAACAATGGATCATTGCATGAAGTGAGAATTGTGTATGACATCGCGACTAGGACATTGAGTGCTACGTCGATTGATGACCGTAATGAGTTTTTCTTTGTTGATCAAGTCATTAATCTAAAAGATGTTCTCCCGGATACCATAACAATTGGTATATCTGCTGCCATAGATGAAGGCCGACAATTACACCACATCCATTCGTGGCGTTTTCATTCACGCTTCGAATCAACTCCAAACATCAACAATAATAATCATCTTGTAAGCTATGCATGA
- the LOC123881569 gene encoding recQ-mediated genome instability protein 2-like: MSAMDYGLAALKLFCSQLKQAREVPSQHSFTLGGFLFQRAWLQGVLISSNDGNGPLLLDDGTSVIELSLSGEFRQRHFKAGMYVMVVGGYVARAAGEPSIIKVHKIVDLSSSPDREAMWYLEVMEAYKLFYQPLVEEFM; this comes from the exons ATGAGTGCGATGGATTACGGTTTAGCAGCGTTGAAGCTTTTCTGCTCACAGCTAAAACAAGCTCGAGAAGTGCCTTCTCAACATAGCTTCACTCTCGGTGGCTTTCTCTTCCAACGCGCTTGGTTACAG GGCGTTCTTATCTCTTCCAACGATGGCAACGGACCTCTTCTTCTCGACGATGGAACCTCCGTCATTGAACTCTCTCTTTCCGGCGAGTTCCGTCAACGTCATTTCAAAGCCG GGATGTATGTCATGGTAGTTGGAGGGTACGTTGCACGTGCGGCAGGGGAGCCTTCGATTATCAAG GTTCACAAGATTGTTGACCTTTCATCATCCCCCGATCGAGAAGCAATGTGGTATCTTGAAGTTATGGAGGCATACAAGTTGTTCTATCAGCCTCTTGTTGAAGAATTCATGTAA